From the genome of Thunnus thynnus chromosome 1, fThuThy2.1, whole genome shotgun sequence, one region includes:
- the rab11a gene encoding ras-related protein Rab-11A has product MGTRDDEYDYLFKVVLIGDSGVGKSNLLSRFTRNEFNLESKSTIGVEFATRSIQVDGKTVKAQIWDTAGQERYRAITSAYYRGAVGALLVYDIAKHLTYENVERWLKELRDHADSNIVIMLVGNKSDLRHLRAVPTDEARAFAEKNGLSFLETSALDSTNVETAFQTILTEIYRIVSQKQMSERQESDMSPSNNVVNIQVQPTENKPKMQCCQNI; this is encoded by the exons TGGTCCTCATCGGTGACTCAGGCGTGGGGAAGAGTAACCTGCTGTCCCGTTTCACCCGCAATGAGTTCAACTTGGAGAGTAAGAGCACCATCGGAGTCGAGTTCGCCACACGCAGCATCCAGGTGGACGGCAAGACGGTGAAGGCTCAGATCTGGGATACAGCCGGCCAGGAGCGTTACCGCGCCATCACATCAGC GTACTACCGCGGGGCGGTGGGGGCTCTCCTGGTTTACGACATCGCCAAGCATCTAACTTACGAGAACGTGGAGCGCTggctgaaggagctgagagatCACGCCGACAGCAACATCGTCATCATGCTGGTGGGCAACAAGAGCGACCTGCGTCACCTCCGAGCCGTTCCCACCGACGAGGCCCGGGCTTTCGCTG AGAAGAACGGTTTATCTTTCCTGGAGACATCGGCTCTGGATTCCACCAACGTTGAGACGGCCTTCCAGACCATTCTGACAG AGATCTACCGTATCGTCTCCCAGAAGCAGATGTCGGAGCGCCAGGAGAGCGACATGTCACCCAGCAACAACGTGGTCAACATCCAGGTGCAGCCCACCGAGAACAAACCAAAGATGCAGTGCTGTCAGAACATCTAG